Proteins encoded within one genomic window of Streptomyces sp. NBC_00523:
- a CDS encoding alanine--tRNA ligase-related protein, translating to MDTEQLARTFLEYFEERGHRRITGSTLLPPPGDPVLFTTSGMHPLTPYLEGRPHPLGSRLVNRQRCLRTTDLDEVGDATHLTVFEMLGSWSLGDYEGPRSLEWGYGLLTEGLGIDPGRLHATVYAGDEHTERDTASLRTWQELGVPVEPTVEDNWWSNGPTGPCGPDSEIFLWSGEGPPVSTPTGDDRWVEVWNHVTMSHRRLDDGSLVPLPQRNVDTGLGLERLASLLQGKPSVFECDVFDPWRRLVPALWPLDEPSLRLVCDHLRSAVVVIGDGVRPAATGRGYVLRRLLRRALTVLRQGDPSRTLGDLPPELVRHTLDHFRQDVDPGEVLRVLADEERRFVRLLERGRQVLARPRFRGTLTEEDLHYLHDTHGLPRDLVTSLREE from the coding sequence ATGGACACCGAACAGCTCGCCCGTACCTTCCTGGAGTACTTCGAGGAGCGCGGCCACCGCCGCATCACCGGCTCGACCCTGCTGCCGCCGCCCGGCGACCCGGTGCTCTTCACCACATCCGGGATGCATCCCCTCACCCCGTACCTGGAGGGCCGCCCGCATCCGCTGGGCAGCCGGCTGGTCAACCGGCAGCGCTGCCTGCGCACGACCGATCTGGACGAGGTCGGCGACGCCACCCACCTGACCGTCTTCGAGATGCTCGGCAGCTGGTCGCTGGGCGACTACGAGGGCCCGCGCAGCCTGGAGTGGGGATACGGGCTGCTCACCGAGGGCCTGGGCATCGACCCCGGCCGGCTGCACGCCACGGTGTACGCCGGGGACGAGCACACCGAGCGCGACACCGCCTCGCTGCGGACGTGGCAGGAGCTCGGGGTGCCGGTGGAGCCGACCGTCGAGGACAACTGGTGGTCCAATGGGCCGACCGGGCCGTGCGGCCCCGACTCGGAGATCTTCCTGTGGAGCGGTGAGGGGCCGCCCGTGTCCACGCCCACCGGGGACGACCGCTGGGTGGAGGTGTGGAACCACGTCACGATGAGCCACCGCAGGCTGGACGACGGTTCGCTGGTGCCGCTCCCGCAGCGCAATGTCGACACCGGGCTCGGTCTGGAGCGGCTGGCCTCGCTGCTCCAGGGCAAACCCTCGGTGTTCGAGTGCGACGTCTTCGATCCCTGGCGCCGGCTCGTACCGGCCCTCTGGCCGCTGGACGAGCCCTCGCTGCGGCTGGTCTGCGACCACCTCCGCTCCGCCGTCGTCGTCATCGGCGACGGGGTCCGCCCGGCCGCCACCGGGCGCGGTTACGTGCTGCGCCGCCTGCTGCGACGCGCCCTGACCGTGCTCCGGCAGGGCGACCCCTCGCGCACGCTCGGCGATCTGCCGCCCGAGCTGGTCCGGCACACCCTGGACCACTTCCGGCAGGACGTGGACCCCGGCGAGGTGCTGCGGGTGCTGGCCGACGAGGAGCGCCGGTTCGTCCGGCTCCTGGAACGCGGCCGGCAGGTGCTGGCCCGGCCCCGGTTCCGGGGGACGCTGACGGAGGAGGACCTGCACTACCTCCACGACACCCACGGGCTGCCGCGCGACCTGGTGACGAGCCTGCGGGAGGAGTGA
- a CDS encoding Mur ligase family protein: MAGNTEPLSPRAKLAVTAGKAAAAVSRAAGRGSGSVIGGRVALKLDPDLLGRLAQHLDVILVSATNGKTTTTRLIAEALRAAGPVVSNALGANMPAGITSALAGGSDAQYGVIEVDEKYLAGVARDTTPKVIALLNLSRDQLDRAAETRMLAEKWREGLSGSKAVIVANADDPLIVWAASSSPNVVWVAAGQAWKDDAWSCPSCGGVMQRPGDDWFCGECGFRRPPPSWVLHGDYVLDPHGSAWPIHLQLPGRANKANATSSAAVAAVFGVPPQVALERMYQVQAVAGRYDVVNFLGRELRLLLAKNPAGWLETFSLIDPPPTPVILSVNARGADGTDTSWLWDVDYTQLAGHPIFVLGDRKLDLAVRLEVAGLDFRVCENLDEAVQQAPPGRIEVIANYTAFQDLRRRVGN; encoded by the coding sequence ATGGCAGGCAACACGGAGCCGTTGTCGCCGCGGGCCAAGCTGGCCGTGACGGCGGGCAAGGCCGCTGCGGCGGTGTCGCGGGCGGCCGGGCGGGGCAGCGGATCGGTGATCGGCGGCCGGGTGGCGCTCAAACTCGACCCCGACCTGCTCGGGCGGCTGGCGCAGCATCTGGACGTGATCCTCGTCTCGGCGACGAACGGCAAGACGACCACCACACGGCTGATCGCCGAGGCGCTGCGCGCCGCGGGCCCGGTCGTCTCGAACGCGCTCGGCGCCAACATGCCCGCGGGCATCACGTCGGCGCTGGCCGGCGGGTCCGACGCGCAGTACGGCGTGATCGAGGTCGACGAGAAGTACCTCGCCGGGGTGGCCCGCGACACGACGCCCAAGGTGATCGCGCTCCTCAACCTCTCGCGCGACCAGCTGGACCGGGCCGCGGAGACGCGGATGCTGGCCGAGAAGTGGCGCGAGGGTCTCTCCGGCTCCAAGGCCGTGATCGTCGCCAACGCCGACGACCCGCTGATCGTCTGGGCGGCCTCCTCCTCCCCCAACGTGGTCTGGGTCGCGGCCGGGCAGGCGTGGAAGGACGACGCCTGGTCCTGCCCGTCCTGCGGCGGGGTCATGCAGCGCCCCGGCGACGACTGGTTCTGCGGCGAGTGCGGTTTCCGGCGGCCGCCGCCGAGCTGGGTGCTGCACGGCGACTACGTGCTCGACCCGCACGGTTCGGCGTGGCCGATCCACCTCCAGCTCCCCGGCCGCGCCAACAAGGCCAACGCCACGAGCTCGGCGGCCGTCGCCGCCGTCTTCGGGGTGCCGCCGCAGGTGGCGCTGGAGCGCATGTACCAGGTGCAGGCCGTCGCCGGCCGGTACGACGTGGTGAACTTCCTCGGCCGTGAGCTGCGGCTCCTGCTGGCGAAGAACCCGGCGGGCTGGCTGGAGACGTTCTCGCTGATCGATCCGCCGCCGACCCCGGTGATCCTCTCCGTGAACGCGCGCGGCGCGGACGGCACGGACACCTCGTGGCTGTGGGACGTCGACTACACCCAGCTCGCGGGCCACCCGATCTTCGTGCTCGGCGACCGCAAGCTGGACCTCGCGGTCCGCCTCGAAGTGGCCGGACTCGACTTCCGGGTCTGCGAGAACCTGGACGAGGCCGTGCAGCAGGCTCCGCCCGGACGCATCGAGGTCATCGCCAACTACACCGCCTTCCAGGACCTGCGCCGCCGTGTCGGCAACTGA
- a CDS encoding type 1 glutamine amidotransferase, giving the protein MSNNSLRLVWVYPDLLSTYGDQGNALVVERRARQRGLDVARVDVRSDQPVPTSGDIYLIGGGEDRPQRLAAERLRRDGGLSRAASNGAIIFSVCAGYQILGHEFINDLGEREQGLGLLDVVSTRGEGARCVGDVLADIDPQLGLPPLTGFENHQGVTHLGPTARPFARVRFGRGNGTGDGTEGAYNDTVFGTYMHGPVMARNPMIADLLLKLALDVNALPPTDDRWYEALRAERIAAATQPA; this is encoded by the coding sequence ATGAGCAACAACAGCCTGCGGCTGGTGTGGGTGTACCCGGACCTGCTGAGCACCTACGGCGACCAGGGCAACGCCCTCGTGGTCGAGCGCCGGGCCCGCCAGCGCGGACTGGACGTGGCGCGCGTCGACGTGCGCAGCGACCAGCCGGTGCCCACGTCGGGCGACATCTATCTGATCGGCGGCGGCGAGGACCGGCCGCAGCGCCTCGCGGCGGAGCGGCTGCGCCGCGACGGGGGGCTCAGCCGGGCCGCGTCCAACGGCGCGATCATCTTCTCGGTCTGCGCCGGGTACCAGATCCTCGGCCACGAGTTCATCAACGACCTCGGTGAGCGCGAGCAGGGCCTCGGCCTGCTGGACGTGGTGTCGACGCGCGGCGAGGGCGCGCGGTGCGTCGGCGACGTGCTGGCGGACATCGACCCGCAGCTGGGCCTTCCGCCGCTGACCGGGTTCGAGAACCACCAGGGCGTCACGCATCTCGGGCCGACGGCACGGCCGTTCGCCCGGGTGCGGTTCGGCCGGGGCAACGGCACGGGGGACGGCACCGAGGGCGCGTACAACGACACCGTCTTCGGCACGTACATGCACGGTCCGGTGATGGCGCGGAACCCCATGATCGCGGACCTGCTGCTGAAGCTGGCCCTCGATGTGAACGCGCTCCCGCCGACCGACGACCGGTGGTACGAGGCGCTGCGCGCGGAGCGCATCGCGGCTGCCACACAGCCCGCCTGA
- a CDS encoding 6-phosphofructokinase, with the protein MRIGVLTSGGDCPGLNAVIRSVVHRAVVDHGDEVIGFHDGWRGLLECDYRKLDLDAVGGILARGGTILGSSRVQPAHLRGGVETARGHVKDLGLDAIIPIGGEGTLKAANLLSEAGLPIVGVPKTIDNDIASTDVTFGFDTAVGVATEALDRLKTTAESHQRVMIVEVMGRHTGWIALHSGMAAGAHAIVVPERPFDIDELTEVVGRRFSAGKKFAIVVVAEGAKPREGSMDFQAGAKDVYGHERFTGVATQLSVELEQRLGKEARPVILGHVQRGGTPTAYDRVLATRFGWHAVEAAHRGEFGMMTALRGTDITLVPLAHAVETLKTVPAARYAEAECVL; encoded by the coding sequence ATGCGAATTGGTGTGCTCACCTCCGGCGGCGACTGCCCCGGCCTCAATGCCGTCATCCGGTCCGTCGTCCACCGCGCTGTGGTCGACCACGGCGACGAGGTCATCGGCTTCCACGACGGGTGGCGGGGCCTCCTGGAGTGCGACTACCGCAAGCTCGACCTGGACGCCGTGGGCGGCATCCTCGCCCGGGGCGGCACGATCCTCGGCTCCTCCCGGGTCCAGCCGGCGCATCTGCGCGGGGGCGTCGAGACGGCCCGCGGCCACGTGAAGGACCTGGGGCTCGACGCGATCATCCCGATCGGCGGCGAGGGCACCCTCAAGGCGGCGAACCTGCTCTCCGAGGCGGGGCTCCCGATCGTCGGTGTGCCGAAGACCATCGACAACGACATCGCGTCGACCGACGTCACCTTCGGCTTCGACACCGCCGTCGGCGTCGCCACCGAGGCGCTGGACCGGCTGAAGACCACCGCCGAGTCGCACCAGCGCGTCATGATCGTCGAGGTCATGGGCCGCCACACCGGCTGGATCGCCCTGCACTCCGGCATGGCGGCCGGCGCGCACGCCATCGTCGTCCCGGAGCGCCCGTTCGACATCGACGAGCTGACCGAGGTCGTGGGCCGGCGCTTCTCGGCCGGCAAGAAGTTCGCGATCGTCGTCGTCGCGGAGGGCGCGAAGCCGCGCGAGGGCTCCATGGACTTCCAGGCGGGGGCCAAGGACGTCTACGGCCACGAGCGCTTCACGGGCGTGGCGACGCAGCTCTCAGTCGAGCTGGAGCAGCGCCTCGGCAAGGAGGCCCGCCCGGTGATCCTGGGCCACGTCCAGCGCGGCGGCACGCCGACCGCGTACGACCGCGTCCTCGCGACCCGGTTCGGCTGGCACGCGGTGGAGGCGGCGCACCGGGGCGAGTTCGGCATGATGACGGCGCTGCGCGGCACGGACATCACGCTGGTGCCCCTCGCGCACGCGGTGGAGACCCTGAAGACGGTTCCGGCCGCCCGGTACGCCGAGGCGGAGTGCGTGCTCTGA
- a CDS encoding cytochrome c oxidase assembly protein gives MDHSGHGMNMDLPPFTLGRGLHFSADPFFLIGCVLAVLLYGYGVLRLRRRGDEWPVGRTVVFVIGVLTIALVMCTRLNDYGMVMFSVHMVQHMVISMLSPILLLLGAPVTLALRALPVAPRGTKGPRELLLMLLHSRYMKIVTHPAFTIPLFIASLYGLYFTPLFDYLMGSTAGHLAMMVHFLAVGLFFFWPIMGVDPGPHRPGYVMRMLELFAGMPFHAFFGIALMMASTPMVEVYKNPSPSLGIDALSDQSAAGGIAWAFSEIPSVVVLVALVFQWYRSEQRTAKRSDRAADRDGDQELQAYNAYLASLQARGQ, from the coding sequence ATGGATCACAGCGGGCACGGCATGAACATGGACCTGCCGCCGTTCACGCTGGGACGCGGGCTCCATTTCTCCGCGGACCCGTTCTTCCTGATCGGCTGCGTCCTGGCGGTGCTGCTGTACGGGTACGGCGTGCTGCGGCTGCGGCGGCGCGGGGACGAGTGGCCGGTGGGGCGCACGGTCGTGTTCGTGATCGGTGTGCTGACGATCGCGCTCGTGATGTGCACCCGGCTCAACGACTACGGCATGGTCATGTTCAGCGTGCACATGGTGCAGCACATGGTGATCAGCATGCTGTCGCCGATCCTGCTGCTGCTCGGCGCGCCGGTGACGCTCGCGCTGCGCGCGCTGCCGGTCGCGCCGCGTGGCACGAAGGGGCCGCGCGAGCTGTTGCTGATGCTCCTGCACAGCCGGTACATGAAGATCGTCACGCATCCGGCGTTCACGATCCCGCTGTTCATCGCCAGCCTGTACGGCCTGTACTTCACGCCGCTCTTCGACTACTTGATGGGCTCCACGGCCGGGCACCTGGCGATGATGGTGCACTTCCTGGCGGTCGGCCTGTTCTTCTTCTGGCCGATCATGGGCGTCGATCCGGGGCCGCACCGCCCCGGCTATGTGATGCGGATGCTGGAGCTGTTCGCCGGGATGCCGTTCCACGCGTTCTTCGGGATCGCCCTCATGATGGCCTCCACGCCGATGGTGGAGGTGTACAAGAACCCGTCGCCCTCGCTCGGCATCGACGCGCTGTCCGACCAGAGCGCGGCGGGCGGCATCGCGTGGGCGTTCAGCGAGATCCCCTCGGTGGTGGTCCTGGTGGCCCTGGTGTTCCAGTGGTACCGCTCGGAACAGCGGACGGCGAAGCGCTCGGACCGGGCCGCGGACCGCGACGGGGACCAGGAGCTCCAGGCGTACAACGCGTATCTCGCCTCGTTGCAGGCGCGCGGACAGTAG
- a CDS encoding diadenosine tetraphosphate hydrolase, translating into MTDDWRHDRIGTALRGANPTVLRRMEAGFAVIGDVQFLPGYSVLLVDDPAVQRLSELSRARRQAFLGGMDALGEAVERACRRLDPGFRRVNLEILGNTDPFLHAHVWPRYDWEPPELVGRPVWLYPPERWSDEGHALGPHHAGLREAIGEELDRLTSPA; encoded by the coding sequence ATGACGGACGACTGGCGGCACGACCGGATCGGCACCGCGCTCCGGGGCGCGAATCCCACGGTGCTCCGAAGAATGGAGGCGGGGTTCGCGGTGATCGGGGACGTTCAGTTCCTGCCGGGGTACTCGGTGCTGCTGGTGGACGACCCTGCCGTGCAGCGGTTGTCGGAGCTCTCCCGCGCCCGGCGGCAGGCCTTCCTGGGCGGTATGGACGCCCTCGGCGAGGCCGTGGAACGCGCCTGCCGGCGGCTGGACCCCGGCTTCCGGCGCGTCAACCTGGAGATCCTCGGGAACACCGACCCGTTCCTGCACGCGCACGTGTGGCCCCGCTACGACTGGGAGCCGCCCGAACTCGTGGGCAGGCCCGTGTGGCTGTACCCGCCCGAGCGGTGGAGCGACGAGGGCCACGCGCTCGGCCCGCACCACGCCGGTCTGCGCGAGGCGATCGGCGAGGAGCTGGACCGCCTCACGTCTCCCGCGTAG
- a CDS encoding endo-1,4-beta-xylanase, with the protein MSLVKRCRPRRSPGLPALVVGALALATGLAAGGPASAASQDTLHDLAAAQGRYFGSATDNPELPDAAYAAELGSEFGQITPGNSMKWDTTEPTRGQYNFAKGDVITDFAQEHGQTVRGHTLVWHSQLPGWVGSLPSAEVETAMTDHITAEATHYRGEVAAWDVVNEPFNEDGTFRTSPFYDAMGKDYIAKALRAAHAADPDAKLYINDYNVEGKGAKSDAMYDLVSDLLSEGVPLDGVGMQAHLAIQYGFPYQMQANMQRFADLGLDVAVTELDVRMQLPADAAKLATQSSYYAQVVDACLTVERCVGITVWDYTDKYSWVPSTFPGEGAANLYDDNLAPKPAYAAVRTALGDEDGGDDGGDGGTPGTLKVQYRANDTSAGDNQIKPGLQLVNTGSAPVSLPAVTVRYWFSGDNGATTYGSWCDWSPIGCSTITHRVVAASTPKAGADHYLEVGFASGTLAPGASTGEMQLRLSKTDWSNFDESDDYSHGTGASYADASKVTVYVGGELVWGIEP; encoded by the coding sequence ATGAGCTTGGTGAAGCGTTGTAGGCCCCGCCGCTCCCCGGGGCTCCCGGCCCTCGTGGTCGGCGCACTCGCCCTGGCCACCGGCCTGGCGGCGGGCGGGCCGGCGTCGGCCGCGTCGCAGGACACACTGCACGACCTCGCCGCGGCCCAGGGCAGGTACTTCGGCTCCGCCACCGACAACCCCGAGCTCCCCGACGCGGCCTACGCTGCGGAACTGGGCTCCGAGTTCGGGCAGATCACCCCCGGCAACTCCATGAAGTGGGACACCACCGAGCCCACCCGCGGCCAGTACAACTTCGCCAAGGGCGATGTGATCACCGACTTCGCCCAGGAGCACGGCCAGACCGTGCGCGGCCACACCCTGGTCTGGCACAGCCAGCTGCCCGGCTGGGTGGGCTCATTGCCCTCCGCCGAGGTGGAGACGGCCATGACCGACCACATCACCGCGGAGGCCACCCACTACCGCGGCGAGGTGGCCGCCTGGGACGTGGTGAACGAGCCGTTCAACGAGGACGGGACCTTCCGGACCAGCCCGTTCTACGACGCGATGGGCAAGGATTACATCGCCAAGGCCCTGCGCGCGGCGCACGCCGCCGACCCGGACGCCAAGCTCTACATCAACGACTACAACGTCGAGGGCAAGGGCGCGAAGAGCGACGCGATGTACGACCTGGTGAGCGACCTGCTCTCCGAGGGCGTGCCGCTCGACGGGGTCGGGATGCAGGCGCACCTGGCCATCCAGTACGGCTTCCCGTACCAGATGCAGGCGAACATGCAGCGGTTCGCCGATCTGGGCCTGGACGTCGCCGTCACCGAGCTTGACGTGCGCATGCAACTACCGGCGGACGCCGCCAAGCTCGCCACCCAGTCCTCGTACTACGCGCAGGTGGTCGACGCCTGCCTCACCGTCGAGCGCTGCGTCGGCATCACGGTCTGGGACTACACGGACAAGTACTCCTGGGTCCCGAGCACCTTCCCGGGCGAGGGCGCGGCCAACCTGTACGACGACAACCTGGCCCCCAAGCCCGCCTACGCCGCCGTCCGCACCGCCCTGGGCGACGAGGACGGCGGGGACGACGGGGGTGACGGCGGTACGCCCGGCACGCTCAAGGTCCAGTACCGCGCCAACGACACCTCGGCCGGCGACAACCAGATCAAGCCCGGTCTCCAACTCGTGAACACCGGCAGCGCCCCGGTCAGCCTCCCCGCGGTGACCGTCCGCTACTGGTTCTCCGGCGACAACGGAGCGACCACGTACGGCAGTTGGTGCGACTGGTCCCCGATCGGCTGCTCCACCATCACACACCGGGTGGTGGCCGCGAGCACCCCGAAGGCCGGCGCCGACCACTACCTCGAAGTCGGCTTCGCGAGCGGCACCCTCGCCCCGGGCGCGTCGACCGGCGAGATGCAGCTGCGCCTCAGCAAGACGGACTGGTCGAACTTCGACGAGTCGGACGACTACAGCCACGGCACCGGCGCCTCGTACGCGGACGCCTCGAAGGTCACCGTCTACGTCGGCGGCGAACTCGTCTGGGGCATCGAGCCCTGA
- a CDS encoding glycoside hydrolase family 48 protein, giving the protein MLAVGLAQGTAIARPASAQAGNGARAAAAGDDPYTQAFLTQYGKLKDAANGYFSPDGLPYHSVETLMVEAPDHGHQTTSEAVSFWMWLEAAYGRVTGDWAPFNAAWAVAEKTIIPQHADQPTSDSYNPSAPATFAAEHPLPSGYPSAMNGSVPVGTDPLSAELASSYGTMDVYGMHWLMDLDNVYGYGNKPGTGGESGPGAGASFINTYQRGAQESVWETVPQPTTDLFEYGGPNGYLDLFVGDSSYAKQWKYTNAPDADARAVQAAYWAYRWASEQGKEGQVAASVAKAAKMGDYLRYAMFDKYFKRIGDCTDPNSCPAASGRDSQHYLLSWYYAWGGSAGSGGGWAWRIGDSASHQGYQNPLAAWALSNVPSLTPKSATARSDWSKSLTRQLEFLTWLQSSEGALAGGCTNSWEGSYSAPPAGTPTFYGMAYDWQPVYHDPASNNWFGFQAWGMERVAAYYYVTGNATAEAVLSKWVAWASSETTIGSDGSFRFPSTLNWTGEPDTWNAASPGDNAGLHVSVVDYANDVGVGAAYVKTLTYYAAKSGDEDAAALAKALLDAMALNTTDKGISVPETRLDYNRFDDEVYIPSGWSGTMPNGDPVRPGSTFISIRSWYKDDPDWPKVQAYLDGGDAPVFTYHRFWAQAALALAFAIYAELLVEGGGGEPGGDTEPPTAPGGLTVTATTKDSVSLSWSASTDNTAVTGYDVYRNGVLAGNATGRTFTDSGLAANTEYTYAVAARDAGGNTSALSDAVLAKTKTGGSTGTGAVKVQYKSTDSSATDNQIRMGLQVVNTGSAPVDLSTVKVRYWFTADGGPSTFGTYCDYAALGSSTITHTVVAVSSPKTGADRYLEVGFTGGAGTLAAGASTGEIQLRLNKSDWSNFNEADDYSRATNTAYADSSKVGAYVAGALAWGVEP; this is encoded by the coding sequence ATGCTGGCCGTCGGTCTGGCCCAGGGCACCGCGATCGCCCGGCCGGCCTCGGCGCAGGCCGGCAACGGAGCCCGCGCGGCCGCCGCCGGCGACGACCCGTACACGCAGGCGTTCCTCACCCAGTACGGCAAGCTCAAGGACGCCGCGAACGGCTACTTCAGCCCCGACGGTCTCCCGTACCACTCGGTCGAGACCCTGATGGTCGAGGCGCCGGACCACGGTCACCAGACGACGTCGGAGGCCGTCAGCTTCTGGATGTGGCTGGAGGCGGCGTACGGCAGGGTGACCGGTGACTGGGCGCCGTTCAACGCGGCCTGGGCGGTGGCGGAGAAGACGATCATCCCGCAGCACGCCGACCAGCCGACCAGTGACTCGTACAACCCTTCCGCACCCGCGACCTTCGCGGCCGAGCACCCGCTGCCCAGCGGCTACCCCTCCGCGATGAACGGCTCCGTGCCGGTGGGCACCGACCCGCTGTCGGCCGAACTCGCCTCGTCCTACGGGACGATGGACGTCTACGGCATGCACTGGCTGATGGACCTGGACAACGTATACGGCTACGGCAACAAGCCGGGCACCGGCGGCGAGTCCGGGCCGGGGGCCGGGGCCTCCTTCATCAACACCTACCAGCGCGGCGCGCAGGAGTCGGTGTGGGAGACGGTGCCGCAGCCGACCACCGATCTTTTCGAGTACGGAGGCCCCAACGGGTATCTCGACCTTTTCGTCGGGGACTCCAGCTACGCCAAGCAGTGGAAGTACACCAACGCGCCGGACGCCGACGCCCGCGCGGTGCAGGCGGCCTACTGGGCGTACCGCTGGGCCTCCGAGCAGGGCAAGGAAGGCCAGGTCGCGGCCTCGGTGGCGAAGGCCGCCAAGATGGGCGACTACCTCCGCTACGCCATGTTCGACAAGTACTTCAAGCGTATCGGCGACTGCACCGATCCCAACTCCTGCCCGGCCGCCTCCGGCAGAGACTCCCAGCACTACCTGCTGTCGTGGTACTACGCCTGGGGCGGGTCCGCGGGCAGCGGCGGTGGCTGGGCCTGGCGCATCGGTGACAGCGCCTCCCACCAGGGCTACCAGAACCCGCTGGCCGCCTGGGCGCTGTCCAACGTGCCCTCGCTCACCCCCAAGTCGGCGACGGCCAGGTCGGACTGGTCCAAGAGCCTGACACGGCAGCTGGAGTTCCTCACCTGGCTCCAGTCCAGCGAGGGCGCCCTCGCGGGCGGCTGCACCAACAGCTGGGAGGGCAGCTACAGCGCGCCCCCGGCCGGCACCCCCACCTTCTACGGGATGGCGTACGACTGGCAGCCGGTGTACCACGACCCGGCGAGCAACAACTGGTTCGGCTTCCAGGCGTGGGGCATGGAGCGCGTCGCCGCCTACTACTACGTGACCGGCAACGCGACCGCCGAGGCCGTCCTGTCGAAGTGGGTCGCCTGGGCGTCGAGCGAGACGACCATCGGCTCCGACGGCAGCTTCCGCTTCCCCTCGACCCTCAACTGGACCGGGGAGCCCGACACCTGGAACGCCGCCTCGCCCGGTGACAACGCCGGTCTGCACGTGTCCGTGGTGGACTACGCCAACGACGTCGGCGTGGGCGCCGCGTACGTCAAGACGCTCACCTACTACGCCGCCAAGTCGGGCGACGAGGACGCGGCGGCGCTCGCCAAGGCCCTGCTGGACGCGATGGCGCTGAACACCACGGACAAGGGCATCTCGGTGCCGGAGACCCGGCTGGACTACAACCGGTTCGACGACGAGGTGTACATCCCGTCCGGCTGGTCGGGCACCATGCCCAACGGCGACCCGGTCCGGCCCGGCTCGACCTTCATCTCCATCCGCAGCTGGTACAAGGACGACCCGGACTGGCCGAAGGTGCAGGCGTACCTGGACGGCGGGGACGCGCCCGTCTTCACGTACCACCGCTTCTGGGCGCAGGCCGCGCTCGCCCTGGCCTTCGCGATCTACGCGGAGCTGCTGGTGGAGGGCGGCGGCGGTGAGCCGGGCGGCGACACCGAGCCGCCGACCGCGCCGGGCGGCCTCACGGTGACCGCGACGACCAAGGACAGCGTCTCGCTCTCCTGGTCCGCGTCCACCGACAACACCGCGGTGACCGGCTACGACGTGTACCGCAACGGTGTGCTGGCGGGCAACGCGACGGGGCGGACGTTCACCGACTCCGGGCTCGCCGCCAACACCGAGTACACCTACGCGGTGGCGGCGCGGGACGCGGGCGGCAACACCTCGGCGCTGTCGGACGCGGTCCTCGCCAAGACGAAGACCGGCGGCTCGACCGGGACCGGCGCGGTGAAGGTGCAGTACAAGAGCACCGACTCCTCCGCGACGGACAACCAGATCCGGATGGGCCTGCAAGTGGTGAACACGGGCAGCGCGCCCGTCGACCTGTCGACGGTGAAGGTCCGGTACTGGTTCACCGCGGACGGCGGCCCGAGCACCTTCGGCACCTACTGCGACTACGCGGCGCTCGGCTCGTCCACCATCACGCACACGGTGGTCGCCGTCTCCAGCCCGAAGACCGGTGCCGACCGCTACCTGGAGGTCGGGTTCACCGGCGGCGCGGGCACGCTGGCCGCGGGCGCCTCCACCGGTGAGATCCAGCTGCGGCTCAACAAGAGCGACTGGTCCAACTTCAACGAGGCGGACGACTACAGCCGGGCCACCAACACCGCGTACGCGGACTCCTCGAAGGTCGGCGCCTATGTCGCCGGCGCCCTCGCCTGGGGGGTCGAGCCGTGA